From Flavobacterium sp. 102, a single genomic window includes:
- a CDS encoding nucleotide sugar dehydrogenase, whose protein sequence is MNIKIAVIGLGYVGLPLARLFATKYPVVGFDINQNRIQELNSGVDSTLEIDKETLNAVLVTSSNDANGLFCSNNIADIKDCNYYIVTVPTPVDKNNRPDLTPLYKSSETVGKVLKKGDIVIYESTVYPGVTEEECIPVLERVSGLKFNIDFFAGYSPERINPGDKEHTVEKILKVTSGSTPEIGQKVNDLYKSVIIAGTHLAPSIKVAEAAKVIENSQRDINIAFVNELAKIFNLLEIDTHAVLEAAGTKWNFLPFKPGLVGGHCIGVDPYYLAQKAQEKGYHPEIILAGRRLNDSMGEYVASQVVKLMIKKGVAINGAKLLMLGITFKENCPDVRNTKIVDVVHALEDYGIAVTIFDPWAKPSEVKHEYQLVTTNDLPADTFDAIVLGVAHQEFVTIDLSKLKKANGVLFDVKGVLNEKADGRL, encoded by the coding sequence ATGAATATTAAAATTGCTGTTATAGGGTTAGGATATGTGGGTTTGCCATTAGCAAGATTGTTTGCTACAAAGTATCCGGTTGTTGGTTTTGATATTAATCAAAATAGAATTCAGGAATTGAACTCCGGGGTTGATTCCACTTTGGAAATAGATAAGGAAACTTTAAATGCAGTTCTTGTTACCTCAAGTAATGATGCTAACGGCCTTTTTTGCAGCAATAACATTGCCGATATCAAAGATTGCAATTATTATATAGTAACGGTTCCTACGCCGGTTGACAAAAACAATCGTCCCGATTTAACGCCGCTTTATAAGTCGAGTGAAACTGTTGGGAAAGTATTGAAAAAAGGGGATATCGTCATCTATGAATCAACGGTTTATCCGGGAGTTACTGAGGAAGAGTGTATTCCTGTTTTGGAAAGAGTGAGTGGCTTGAAATTCAATATTGATTTCTTCGCAGGCTATTCTCCGGAAAGAATTAATCCGGGCGATAAAGAACATACGGTAGAGAAAATCCTAAAAGTAACTTCGGGTTCTACACCGGAAATCGGTCAGAAAGTAAATGATTTATACAAGTCGGTTATTATTGCCGGCACGCATTTAGCACCTTCTATAAAAGTGGCTGAAGCCGCCAAAGTGATTGAGAATTCGCAACGTGATATTAATATTGCTTTTGTAAATGAGTTGGCTAAAATTTTTAATTTATTGGAAATTGATACCCATGCCGTTTTAGAAGCTGCCGGAACTAAGTGGAACTTTTTGCCGTTCAAACCGGGATTGGTTGGTGGACATTGTATTGGAGTTGATCCTTATTATTTGGCGCAAAAAGCACAAGAAAAAGGCTATCATCCCGAAATTATTTTGGCCGGAAGACGATTGAATGATAGTATGGGCGAATATGTAGCTTCTCAAGTAGTTAAGCTAATGATTAAAAAAGGCGTTGCTATAAATGGGGCCAAATTGTTGATGTTAGGCATTACTTTTAAAGAAAATTGTCCCGATGTACGCAATACGAAGATAGTTGATGTAGTGCATGCTCTGGAAGATTATGGTATCGCTGTTACCATTTTTGATCCTTGGGCCAAACCTTCTGAAGTGAAGCATGAGTACCAATTGGTAACGACAAATGATTTGCCTGCCGATACTTTTGATGCTATTGTTTTGGGTGTAGCGCATCAAGAATTTGTAACGATTGATTTGTCTAAATTGAAAAAAGCCAATGGCGTTTTGTTTGATGTTAAAGGTGTTTTGAATGAAAAGGCAGATGGGAGATTGTAA
- the rfbB gene encoding dTDP-glucose 4,6-dehydratase, which yields MKKILITGGAGFIGSHVVRRFVTKYPAYQIFNLDALTYAGNLENIADIEQTPNYTFIKGDIVDADFINDLFQKHQFDGVIHLAAESHVDRSITDPLAFVKTNVFGTMNLLNAAKTIWAAKFEDKRFYHVSTDEVYGSLGATGLFTETTPYDPNSPYSASKASSDHFVRAYGETYGLPYVITNCSNNYGPNHFPEKLIPLFINNIINNKSLPVYGDGNYTRDWLYVIDHAIAIDLVFHEGRNHETYNIGGFNEWRNIDLVKLLCQKMDGKLGRASGTSEKLITYVKDRPGHDLRYAIDASKINSELGWKPSVTFEEGLEQTIDWFLANEVWLHNVTSGEYSKYYEKQYS from the coding sequence ATGAAAAAGATTTTAATAACGGGTGGCGCAGGGTTTATTGGTTCTCATGTAGTTCGTCGTTTTGTGACTAAGTATCCGGCGTATCAAATATTTAATTTGGATGCCTTGACTTATGCCGGAAATTTAGAAAATATTGCAGATATCGAGCAAACACCTAATTACACTTTTATTAAAGGAGATATAGTTGATGCAGATTTTATCAATGATTTGTTTCAAAAACACCAGTTTGATGGCGTAATTCATTTGGCTGCAGAATCCCATGTAGATCGCTCTATAACTGATCCTTTAGCGTTTGTTAAAACCAATGTTTTTGGCACGATGAATTTATTGAATGCCGCAAAAACCATTTGGGCAGCTAAGTTTGAAGACAAAAGGTTTTACCATGTCAGTACCGATGAGGTTTATGGCAGTTTGGGTGCAACGGGTTTGTTTACAGAGACTACGCCTTATGACCCGAATTCTCCTTACTCGGCTTCTAAAGCAAGTTCAGATCATTTTGTTCGTGCGTATGGAGAAACTTATGGTTTGCCTTATGTGATTACGAATTGTTCAAACAACTACGGACCAAATCATTTTCCGGAGAAGTTAATTCCGCTTTTTATCAATAACATTATTAATAACAAGTCTTTGCCGGTTTATGGTGATGGAAATTACACCCGTGATTGGTTGTATGTTATTGATCATGCTATTGCAATTGATTTGGTTTTCCATGAAGGACGCAATCACGAAACCTACAATATTGGTGGTTTTAATGAATGGCGAAATATTGACTTGGTGAAATTACTTTGTCAAAAAATGGATGGTAAATTAGGTAGGGCTTCCGGGACTTCCGAGAAGTTGATTACTTATGTAAAAGACCGACCTGGCCACGATTTGAGGTATGCTATTGATGCTTCTAAAATCAATTCGGAATTGGGTTGGAAGCCTTCAGTTACTTTTGAAGAAGGTTTGGAACAAACTATAGATTGGTTTCTTGCCAATGAAGTTTGGTTGCATAATGTAACTTCGGGCGAATATTCGAAGTATTATGAGAAGCAGTATTCTTAG
- a CDS encoding T9SS type A sorting domain-containing protein, whose product MKRILPFLLILISSPFFGQTYQTWRSEATNNIWQTNDNWWNFPNGSPIVFGQQEWDNNHQTSQQSTSDVSTWRFLFKGGANAAHTFSGNKVRFFDFTTQNPSITNTSTATHVINNNIEGDGDVADPLEIYVYDGNLTFNGTMNNMGSWIDVYGNSGRSVAFTGAISGNGGFTVKQNVTVTLSNATNSYTGSTTVESGTLIVQKGGHSANITTGAIAFTFASTTQAAGTYDFLPGQLGGNTSRTLTSNLVGSKSVSFNYATGDVTICDLSTAPTGILGNTSICAGSSTSLTVNGGTKGTGAVTQWYTGSCGGTLVGTGDTLNTTSLLADTTYYVRYSGNCNTTTCAQVTVTVTPLATPTVSLSSSDGDNTFAYGTSVTFTANAGNLGGGTASYDFKVNGVSVQNGASNTYTVSTANENNLANGNQVSVSITVTGGTCLSTPTADSNVIANTVTGAYFTNITNYCGQTLPAVGSRIKCSVPSGVVGVLGYRFKVTNNVTAMSTTVDSNVASFNMGMINSSVFAYGTSYNVQVAAIVNGVLQPYSSGVCVITTPSVPSNQVTSLCGQTLESLNTRIYASTVSGSVLYRWRVALSTAPTTYFTLTTTSSSFRLTNVPDLNVTFGKTYLVEVQSDVVINGVSFTSDYSTVCNVSTPAASTISVSANQCGQTLTTILDRIYVNSVPNAVNYTYRVQKVGSAQAYDFTTSFTSFRLNNFPSLSLTYDSEYNVSVMVELLIDGVYYESEFSTPCIIRTPLFPTVGLQSSQCSDGNEETPGPYQVQSNSELIYSEFVSGASYEFLLQPLVNGVPTGTPLSTTRSGNYFSLDMIDGELADTDYVVYVKLLHYGEGPVGKDCIIRTPSVASKMTIASSAFAAKAYPNPFANNFLIDLATESKSSVSIKVYDMVGRVVDQRSVAVSDMESMTIGEQYPSGVYNVIITQGEEVKTLRVIKR is encoded by the coding sequence ATGAAAAGAATTTTACCCTTTTTACTGATTTTGATCAGTTCTCCTTTTTTTGGTCAAACTTATCAAACTTGGAGGTCTGAGGCTACTAACAACATTTGGCAAACCAATGATAATTGGTGGAATTTTCCAAATGGAAGTCCTATAGTATTTGGGCAACAAGAATGGGATAATAACCATCAAACTTCTCAGCAATCTACTTCGGATGTTAGCACATGGCGATTCTTATTCAAGGGCGGTGCCAATGCAGCGCATACTTTTTCCGGAAATAAAGTGAGGTTTTTTGATTTTACCACACAGAATCCTTCCATTACAAATACATCTACTGCAACACACGTTATCAACAATAACATTGAAGGTGATGGAGATGTTGCCGATCCTTTGGAAATTTATGTATATGATGGAAATTTGACCTTCAACGGTACTATGAACAACATGGGGTCTTGGATAGACGTTTATGGTAACAGTGGTAGGAGCGTGGCTTTTACTGGAGCGATATCCGGGAATGGTGGATTTACAGTAAAACAAAATGTTACTGTGACTTTGTCTAATGCAACGAACTCTTACACCGGATCTACCACTGTTGAATCAGGAACATTAATTGTACAAAAAGGAGGTCATTCGGCCAATATAACTACAGGGGCGATTGCTTTTACTTTTGCTTCTACTACACAAGCTGCAGGAACTTACGATTTTTTACCGGGACAACTTGGAGGGAATACCTCGAGAACATTAACCAGTAATTTAGTTGGTAGTAAGTCTGTTAGTTTTAATTATGCTACAGGTGATGTAACAATTTGTGATTTATCGACTGCGCCAACTGGAATCTTAGGGAATACTTCTATTTGTGCGGGCTCAAGTACTTCACTTACCGTAAACGGTGGGACAAAAGGAACCGGTGCGGTGACGCAATGGTATACAGGTTCTTGTGGTGGTACCTTAGTTGGAACAGGAGATACTTTAAACACTACAAGTTTGCTAGCTGATACCACTTACTATGTTAGATATTCGGGTAACTGTAACACTACGACTTGTGCTCAAGTAACTGTAACAGTAACACCACTAGCAACCCCAACAGTTTCGTTAAGCAGCAGCGATGGCGATAATACATTTGCCTATGGTACAAGCGTTACTTTCACGGCCAATGCAGGAAATTTAGGTGGCGGTACTGCGAGTTATGATTTCAAGGTAAATGGCGTATCGGTTCAAAATGGTGCTTCTAATACTTATACTGTTAGTACAGCCAATGAGAATAACTTGGCCAATGGTAATCAGGTTAGTGTTAGTATCACGGTAACAGGAGGCACTTGTTTATCGACACCAACAGCCGATAGTAATGTTATAGCCAATACCGTAACAGGAGCTTATTTTACCAATATCACTAATTATTGTGGTCAGACCTTACCGGCAGTTGGTTCAAGAATAAAATGTTCTGTACCAAGCGGCGTTGTAGGTGTTTTAGGCTATCGATTTAAAGTGACCAATAATGTTACTGCTATGTCTACTACAGTAGACAGCAATGTTGCCAGTTTTAATATGGGCATGATTAACAGTAGTGTTTTTGCATACGGAACAAGTTATAATGTTCAAGTAGCTGCTATCGTTAATGGCGTTTTACAGCCTTATAGCAGTGGCGTATGTGTTATCACTACTCCAAGTGTTCCATCGAATCAAGTAACTTCATTATGTGGTCAGACTTTAGAGTCTTTGAATACAAGAATTTATGCTTCTACAGTTTCAGGTTCTGTACTTTACAGATGGAGAGTTGCTTTGTCTACAGCACCAACGACTTATTTCACACTTACTACAACTTCATCAAGTTTTAGATTGACCAATGTACCTGATTTGAATGTTACTTTTGGTAAGACTTATTTGGTAGAAGTTCAATCGGATGTTGTTATCAATGGAGTGTCATTTACCTCAGATTATAGCACAGTTTGTAATGTAAGTACACCGGCGGCTTCTACTATCAGCGTTTCAGCTAATCAGTGTGGTCAGACTTTGACGACTATCTTGGATAGAATTTATGTTAACTCAGTACCGAATGCTGTGAATTATACCTACCGTGTACAGAAAGTTGGTAGTGCACAAGCTTATGACTTCACAACCAGTTTTACGAGTTTCCGTTTGAATAATTTCCCATCATTGTCATTGACTTATGATTCTGAGTATAATGTTTCGGTAATGGTAGAACTCCTTATCGATGGCGTTTATTATGAATCAGAATTTAGTACGCCATGTATCATCAGAACACCATTATTCCCAACAGTAGGTCTTCAGTCTTCACAATGTAGTGATGGAAATGAGGAAACTCCTGGGCCTTACCAAGTACAATCAAATTCAGAACTTATTTATAGTGAGTTTGTATCGGGCGCTTCTTATGAGTTCTTGCTACAGCCATTAGTAAATGGAGTGCCAACAGGAACACCATTAAGCACTACACGTTCCGGAAACTACTTTTCTTTGGATATGATTGACGGAGAGTTAGCAGATACAGATTATGTGGTTTATGTGAAATTGCTTCACTATGGCGAAGGTCCTGTGGGTAAAGATTGTATTATCAGAACACCATCAGTAGCTTCTAAAATGACTATTGCGTCATCAGCATTTGCTGCTAAAGCTTATCCAAACCCATTTGCAAACAACTTCTTGATTGATTTGGCTACAGAGAGCAAATCATCAGTAAGTATCAAAGTTTATGATATGGTTGGAAGAGTTGTAGATCAAAGAAGCGTTGCTGTTTCGGATATGGAAAGTATGACTATTGGTGAGCAATACCCAAGTGGTGTTTACAATGTTATTATTACACAAGGTGAAGAAGTGAAAACCCTTCGAGTGATTAAACGATAA